The Candidatus Poribacteria bacterium genomic interval TACAAGGGAACCACGCGCGTGCATCTGGCGGGACGCTGGAAGCAGGGATGCAAGGAACCTCTTTGGGTTATCACGTCGTTGGAGCCGGAGAAGGGTCTCGAACTCTACGAGAAGCGCATGAAGAGAAGCGCAGGAAGATCGAGGAGAGTTTCAAAGACCTGAAGTCGCTTCTGCACCTGGACAGACTGATGAACAGGAGCCGGGGGCGGATGGAGAAGACGATCGCCTTGACGCTCATCGCCTACGCGTTGGCTACTTGGTGGGCGAAGCGGCGCGAGATGCTCTCTACGAGAAAAACACAGGAGTCCTACTCCCCGCTCTTCGTCCTCCTGAAACATCGGATCCCTCGCGCGCAAACGGATTCACGCTCGCCGTCGGATCGAGATTAGCCGTCATCGGATCCCTCGCGCGCACAAACGGACGCAGAACATCCGTCGCGACGCCTATCAACGGTGGATACTCCTCATCGCGCCCACTGTCCCAACTTAGCGGAGCAGGTCAGGCGAATTCCTTGACTACTCGCAACATGCCCGGCTATGCTTTGGCTTTCCTCACCTGCGGGAAGTCGACGAGCTGAGCCGCAGGCGTGTTCAAGGCGCGATGGATCGAACCGACTGGCGCGCCCACTCGTCGTAGAAACCCGAGGACGACCCATGCATTTCCTCACACTGAGCGACTACACGCGGGACGAACTCGACGCGATGATCGACCTGGCACTGGAGGTCAAGGGAGCGCCCGAACGCTACCGAACCGCCCTCCAGAACAAGGTGCTCGCACTCCTCTTCCTCAAGCATTCGACGCGGACGCGCGTGTCGTTTGAGGCGGGCATGGCACAGCTCGGCGGGTCGTCCAGCTATCTCAGCCCTGACACGACCCAGTTGGGCAGAGGCGAGACCCTGTCGGATACCGTGGGTTCCCTGTCGCGGTACGTCGACGCCATCGTCGCGAGGGTCTTCGAACCGGAGCAGCTTGCGGAGATCGCCTATTCCGCGAGCGTTCCCGTCATCAACGGGCTCACGAACTTCGACCACCCGTGTCAGGTGCTCAGCGATATCGTGTCGATCCTCGAACACAAGCGGCTGCTGAAGGGTCTGAACCTGACCTTCATCGGCGCGGCGGATAACAACATCGTCAACTCGCTGCTCCACATCTGCCCGCACTTCGGTGTGAACCTGACGATCTCCGCACCGGCGGGCCAGAGCCCCAACGGAACCGTCGTCCACGCCGCCCAAGCTGTCGGGAAGACCACGGGCTCGACGATCGGTCTCAACTCCGACCCCGTCGCCGCCGTGCGGAAGGCCGACGTCATCTACACGGACGTCTGGTTCTCCATGCACGAGACGCCGACCGACGAGGGCTTGGCGCTTTACAAACCGTATCAGGTGAACGCCGACCTGATGAGCAAGGCTCCGGCGGAGGCGATCTTCATGCATTGCATGCCGGTGCATCGCGGCTGGGAAGCCACGGACGAAGTCGCAGACTCGCCTCAGTCGATCATCTTCGATCAGGCGGAGAATCGGCTCCACACGCAGAAGGCGATCCTGCTGACTCTCCTGCGCTGAGCGCGGAGGCGGGAACCGATGCAAGCGCTCTTCCTCAGAGACATGGCATACCGTCGGCTGCGAGTGCTGCTGACGGTTCTCGGAATCGCCGTCCTGGCGACACTCATCCTGCTCTTCGGCGGAATCATGAACGGCCTGCGCTGGCAGGCGCGGCGATACGTCTCCTTCACAGGGGCGGACCTGTGGCTCTCGCGCGAGCGCTCCGGCGGCGTGTTCGTCGGGTTCACGCTGCTGAACCCGGAGTACATCGAGCCCGCCGTGCGGGGCAGCGCTGGGGGCCATCTCGACCCTGACAAAGACATCTCCCCCCTTATCTTCGCGCACGCCCGGCCGGTCATCCGACGAAACGGGCTGGAACACGAGGTCAAGGCGGTCGTCGTCGGATACCGCCTGGGGAGGCTTGGGGGGCCCGCCGCCAAAGACCTGCTGCGCGGACGGCTCTTCGTGCCGAGCCCGGAAGTCTATTCGCCGGAGCAGCAGCCCCCGATGGAGGCGGTCGTCGACGAGTCCCTCGGCTTGGAGATCGGCGAGTCGCTCGACATCGGCGGACACGAGATACAAGTCGTCGGGCTCGTGCGCAAGATGATGTTCGTCTTCGACACGCCGCTGGTCTTTGTCGACGTGCGCACGGCGCAGAAGGCGGTCCTCGCCGATGTCATCTATGTGAACACCTTCCTGGCGAAGCTGAAGCCCGACGAATCGCCGTCGGAAGTCGCCGCTGCACTTAACGACGCCAACCGAGGCATCCGCACGACGCTCGCCGTCGAGACGGCGACCTCCGGGGAGACGATCGGCTCCATTCTCAAGAACTTCGTCGACGAACCGATGAAGGGCGTCCAGTTCCTGCGCGTGATGCTCTGGCTGGCAGCCGGCTTGATCGTCGGGATGATCACCTACGTCACGACGATGGAGAAGACGCAGGAGGTCGGGGTCATGAAAGCCATCGGCGCGACGAACCGCTACGTGTTCCGCCTGATTCTGAACCAGGTGGTGCTCATGTCGGTCGCAGGCGTGGTTCTGGGCGTCGTGCTCGCGTTGGCTGCCGTCCCGGCGTTCCCGATCTTCGTGCTGCTGAACCCGATCGAGGCGACGATCATCAGCCTGCTGAGCGTGCTCGTCTGCATCGGCGGTGGCGTCTTCGCGGCGCTGAGGGCTCTGCGGGTCGATCCGATGGTCGCCTTCCGCGGGGAGCTCTGACGTGGCGCACGTCCTCGAAGGGATTGAGCTGAGTCGCCATTTCGGCGAGGGAGACGCCCGCGTCGCCGCTGTCGATGGCGTGAGCGTCGCCTTCGACAAGGGCGAGCTCGTCATGGTCACCGGCGACAGCGGATGCGGCAAGACGACGCTCATCAGCATGCTCGGCGCGATCTTGACGCCCAGCGCCGGGACCGTCCTGATCGACGGCGTCGAGGTCGATTTCCGCGACCGGGATGCCCTGCCGCGCCTCCGCCAAGAGAAGATCGGCTTCGTCTTCCAGCTCTTCCACTTGATTCCCTATCTGACGGCAGCTGAGAACGTCATGCTGGCGCTCGATATCGCTGGCGTGCGCGGCTCCGAGGCGGAAAGACGCTCCCAGGAGCTGCTGACCCAGGTGGGACTGGGGCATCGGCTGGAGCACCGACCCTCGCAGCTCTCCGGCGGCGAGAAGCAGCGCGTCTCGTTCGCCCGGGCACTAGCGAACCGTCCCAGCGTCATCTTCGCCGATGAACCGACGGCGAACCTCGACAGCACGCAGTCGCAGAACCTCCTCGACCTCATCCGCGAACTCCGCGAGCAGCACGAGACGACCATCATCGTCGTCACGCACCATCTTTCGCTCCAGCAGGACGCCGACCGCGTGCTCCACATGCGCGACGGACGACTCGTCGATCCCGTCGCGGACTCTCCCAATCGCTAAGGAGCCCCTATGCTCGCCATCGACCTGAGCGGCAGGCTTGCGCTCGTCACCGGCGCTTCCGGGCAACTCGGTCGCGTCATCGCCCGTACGCTCGCCACAGCGGGAGCTGATATCGCGGTTCATTACCTGACCAACCGCGAGCAGGCGGACACCGTATGCGCGGATATCCGCTCGTTGGGACGGCGCGCCGCCGCCGTACAGGCAGACGTCGGCGACCAGGAATCGGTGGAAGCAATGCAGCGGACCGTCGCGGAGCAACTCGGAGAGCCCGATATCGTCGTCTGCAACGCGGTTTCGCAGTACCGATGGACGACCGTCCTCGAACAGGAGGTCGCCGACTACGAGAGCCAGTTCCGCTCGTGCGTCATGCAGAACGTCCTCATGGCGAAGGCGTTCGCGCCGGCGATGATTGCCAGAGGGTGGGGACGCTTCGTCGCCACGAGCACGGAATGCGCCATGCAGAACGCCCCGAACCAGTCCGCCTACGTCTCCGGAAAACGGGGCATGGACGGCGTTCTGAGGGTTCTGGCAAAGGAACTGGGACCCAACGGCATCACCGTGAACCAGGTCGCTCCCGGCTGGACGATCAGCGAGCGGCATCGCGCCTCCGGCACGGAGCGCAGCGAGTCCTACGAGCGCAACGTGCCGCTGCGACGGCGCGGCGAGGACTTCGACATCGCCAACGCCGTGGCGTTCTTCGCGTCCGATCTGGCGGGGTTCATCACCGGCGTGTTCCTGCCGGTCAGCGGCGGAACCGTCATGCCCGCCATCTGACGGCGGCACGTGACACCGCCGCAGGCGTCGGCTACGAATCTGACGGGCGATGCCGAACCGTGGAGCCTCCCGCATGGACCCACGCACACGCGTCTTAGCGGCTCTCGCTGGCAAGATGCCCGACCGCGTGCCGATCCACCACATCGGGTTTTCGAGCGCGGCGGCGTCCCTTGTGCTCGGACGCGAGGCGTACGTCGGCGGCGGAGTACAACAGTTCCGCGAGGCGACCGCGCTCTGGGAAGGCGAAGACGCCCATCGCGGTTTCCTCCACCGGTCTCTTGAAGACGCGTTCGACCTCGCGCAGGCGCTCCACCAAGACATACTGCGCCTTCGTTACTGGCGCATGCCCACCAAGCCCACCGCCCGACTCAGCGAGACGACCTTCCTCTACGGCGATCAGGAGAGCGCCTGGCGCATCATGCGCTACGACCCCGACACGGAGCTCTACCAGGTCGTCGCCCGGCATCCGGTGGAGACGGCGCAGCCGTCGTTCGAGTCCATCGAAGCGATGATCGTGCGCCACGAAGAAGCGCTCGACCGCGCTGGCGATAGCATCGAGAGCTTCCCCGACATTGAGGAGCTCATCCGCACCTACGCGTCGTGCTATGTCGTGCGCGTCGAGGGCGGCTCGCTGGCGATTCCGTACGAACCGGTCTGGCTGGAGGCAGTTGTCGCACGCCCCGATCTGGTGGGCAGGTTCCTCGACGTGCAGATGCGGCACGGACTGCGGCGCATCGCGGGACTCGAACGGGCAGGCGTGCGCGTCGTGTTCGGGGGCGGGGATTTGGCGAGCTCGGCGGGGCCGTTCTATTCGCCCGAAGCGTTCCGGTCGCTGATGCTGCCGAGGCTCCAGCGCCTAACCGACGCCTGCCACCAGCGCGGCATGTACTACCTGTTCGGGACGGATGGGAATACCTGGGAGATCGCCGACGACCTGCTGGGCGCGTCAGGCGTCGATGGCTACTTCGAGATCGATCGAGCCGCTGGCATGGACATGAACCGACTGCGAGAGCGGTTCCCCGACCTGGTTCTCATCGGGAACGTCAGTTCCCTGACGCTCCATCGCGGCGGGCCCACCGACGTGGACGCCGAGACGCGCTCGTGCCTGGAGGCTGCGTCGGCGGGCAGGGCGATCGTCGGGGTGTCCAACTACGTTCTCAAGGGGACCCCGCCCGTCAACCTTCGCGCTATGATGCGCGCGATCGAAAGTGCTCTCTGACGGGCCCGGGCACAAGAGATGGCGGGTCGCCCCGCCATCCCTCGTCCTCTCCTAATCGCCTAGAACACGAAACGCACGTTCCCCGACAGCCAGTCGGCTTCGAGGTCCCCGTAATAGGCGACGCCCACTTCGAGAACTGCCAGCCGCACGGTCGCCCCTGCCGTGAGGAACCCCTGGTTGTTGCCGATCCTGCCCGTGACGCGGAACGGACTCCGTGGGAACAGCGTCGCCTCCGCGCCGAGATGGAGCTTGTCGGCAATCGTGCGGTTGCGGAAATCGACGAGGAAGTCGTCTCCTGCGCCGTTGCTGAGGCTCGCCGCGACGAGGACATCCAACAGCGCGTTGTCCATCTTCAGGAACTGCAGCGGGCGTCCCGCGACGGCGATCGTGCGCGTGGCGGGGAACTTCTCGTCGCCCAGCTTGGACGCCAGGTTCCGAAGGACGAGGGCTGTCGTCAGGTAGTCCGTGTGGTCCACCTGGAACCCCGCGTCGATCCCGAAGCCCGTCTCCTTGGTCGTGTTCCCTTCGAGGAAGTCCAGCGCGTCGGCGAACGAGTCGATCGACCCATCGTCGAGCATGGACGTATCGAAATGCTCGGCGCGAAACGCCTCCGGGTCGAGCATATCGATGATCGCGAAGCGATCGTTCATGTACCGCCGCGAGATGATGCGGTAGGAGAGCCCGCATCTGGCTCTGTCGATGAGAGGCAGGTCCGGCAGGTCCATCTCGCCGGCGACCGCCGCGCGCACGGTCAGGATGTCCGCCGCCGCCTGGAGCACGATGTCGTCGTCGAGCACGTCCAGCACGGGAGAGCCCCAGCGCAGCCCCGCGCGCTCCATCCGGGCCCCGACTAGCACCTGATTCGACACAGACGCCCCACCGACCAGCCGGATGCCGGCGACGTCGGGTAATGGCA includes:
- the argF gene encoding ornithine carbamoyltransferase, which gives rise to MHFLTLSDYTRDELDAMIDLALEVKGAPERYRTALQNKVLALLFLKHSTRTRVSFEAGMAQLGGSSSYLSPDTTQLGRGETLSDTVGSLSRYVDAIVARVFEPEQLAEIAYSASVPVINGLTNFDHPCQVLSDIVSILEHKRLLKGLNLTFIGAADNNIVNSLLHICPHFGVNLTISAPAGQSPNGTVVHAAQAVGKTTGSTIGLNSDPVAAVRKADVIYTDVWFSMHETPTDEGLALYKPYQVNADLMSKAPAEAIFMHCMPVHRGWEATDEVADSPQSIIFDQAENRLHTQKAILLTLLR
- a CDS encoding ABC transporter permease encodes the protein MQALFLRDMAYRRLRVLLTVLGIAVLATLILLFGGIMNGLRWQARRYVSFTGADLWLSRERSGGVFVGFTLLNPEYIEPAVRGSAGGHLDPDKDISPLIFAHARPVIRRNGLEHEVKAVVVGYRLGRLGGPAAKDLLRGRLFVPSPEVYSPEQQPPMEAVVDESLGLEIGESLDIGGHEIQVVGLVRKMMFVFDTPLVFVDVRTAQKAVLADVIYVNTFLAKLKPDESPSEVAAALNDANRGIRTTLAVETATSGETIGSILKNFVDEPMKGVQFLRVMLWLAAGLIVGMITYVTTMEKTQEVGVMKAIGATNRYVFRLILNQVVLMSVAGVVLGVVLALAAVPAFPIFVLLNPIEATIISLLSVLVCIGGGVFAALRALRVDPMVAFRGEL
- a CDS encoding ABC transporter ATP-binding protein, producing MAHVLEGIELSRHFGEGDARVAAVDGVSVAFDKGELVMVTGDSGCGKTTLISMLGAILTPSAGTVLIDGVEVDFRDRDALPRLRQEKIGFVFQLFHLIPYLTAAENVMLALDIAGVRGSEAERRSQELLTQVGLGHRLEHRPSQLSGGEKQRVSFARALANRPSVIFADEPTANLDSTQSQNLLDLIRELREQHETTIIVVTHHLSLQQDADRVLHMRDGRLVDPVADSPNR
- a CDS encoding SDR family oxidoreductase, coding for MLAIDLSGRLALVTGASGQLGRVIARTLATAGADIAVHYLTNREQADTVCADIRSLGRRAAAVQADVGDQESVEAMQRTVAEQLGEPDIVVCNAVSQYRWTTVLEQEVADYESQFRSCVMQNVLMAKAFAPAMIARGWGRFVATSTECAMQNAPNQSAYVSGKRGMDGVLRVLAKELGPNGITVNQVAPGWTISERHRASGTERSESYERNVPLRRRGEDFDIANAVAFFASDLAGFITGVFLPVSGGTVMPAI
- a CDS encoding UPF0164 family protein translates to MDRRRHRTAMRSSASRCAGVLAVLAVFVIGPVGASGDAKAPTLLNRGIRAMGMGEAYEAVANDSSAFEYNPAGIAHFRRFSLDLFMQGRATRDLAEEAAEFEDLTRDIDALVGKAEGDPANVLTTPEAQVIVDRLERIRAENLKGVAHVPVASVVLPLPDVAGIRLVGGASVSNQVLVGARMERAGLRWGSPVLDVLDDDIVLQAAADILTVRAAVAGEMDLPDLPLIDRARCGLSYRIISRRYMNDRFAIIDMLDPEAFRAEHFDTSMLDDGSIDSFADALDFLEGNTTKETGFGIDAGFQVDHTDYLTTALVLRNLASKLGDEKFPATRTIAVAGRPLQFLKMDNALLDVLVAASLSNGAGDDFLVDFRNRTIADKLHLGAEATLFPRSPFRVTGRIGNNQGFLTAGATVRLAVLEVGVAYYGDLEADWLSGNVRFVF